From Vitis vinifera cultivar Pinot Noir 40024 chromosome 5, ASM3070453v1, the proteins below share one genomic window:
- the LOC100253375 gene encoding GATA transcription factor 16, which yields MVDLSEKGSESEDMNNKNPDAVSSAESQVNEPKKTCADCGTTKTPLWRGGPAGPKSLCNACGIRSRKKRRAFLGLNKGSTDDRKAKRSSNHSHNNGGGNGNNKLGDSLKRRLFALGREVLLQRSTVEKQRRKLGEEEQAAVLLMALSYGYVYA from the exons ATGGTGGATCTGAGTGAGAAA GGGTCAGAGTCGGAAGACATGAACAACAAAAACCCAGATGCTGTTTCGTCGGCTGAGAGCCAGGTTAACGAGCCGAAGAAGACCTGCGCTGATTGTGGCACCACCAAAACCCCTCTCTGGAGAGGCGGTCCAGCTGGGCCTAAG TCTCTGTGCAATGCATGTGGTATCAGAAGCAGGAAGAAGAGAAGAGCCTTCCTGGGGTTGAACAAAGGATCAACAGATGatagaaaagcaaagagaagcagcAACCACTCCCATAACAATGGTGGCGGCAACGGGAACAATAAATTGGGGGACTCGCTGAAGAGGAGGCTCTTCGCATTGGGAAGAGAGGTGTTGTTGCAGAGATCAAcagtggagaaacagaggaggAAGCTGGGAGAAGAAGAGCAAGCGGCCGTACTGTTAATGGCTCTGTCTTACGGCTACGTCTATGCTTAA
- the LOC100248329 gene encoding leucine-rich repeat extensin-like protein 3, translating into MERPRRVRMLLFVAVFMVVQRQSWPATADVAAKSKYQIECTMCSACDNPCNQVPSPPPPNPSPPPPSPPPPSSSSNCPPPPSPPSNPTYYYSPPPPSQPTYVYSSPPPPNGYNGGGGGGGAFYPPPYQNYPAPPPPNPIVPYFPFWYHTPPPTSAANSVYFSDSTVYTIALISLLFCFL; encoded by the coding sequence ATGGAGAGGCCCCGTAGAGTTAGAATGCTACTTTTCGTGGCGGTTTTCATGGTGGTGCAGAGGCAATCCTGGCCGGCCACGGCGGATGTCGCGGCGAAGTCCAAGTACCAGATCGAGTGCACAATGTGCTCTGCTTGTGACAACCCATGCAACCAAGTGCCGTCGCCCCCACCGCCGAATCCCTCTCCCCCGCCTCCGTCGCCTCCACCGCCGTCGTCGAGCTCCAACTGCCCGCCACCGCCTTCCCCGCCCAGCAATCCTACTTACTACTACTCCCCGCCGCCCCCCTCGCAGCCCACCTACGTGTACTCCTCTCCTCCGCCGCCCAATGGCTACAACGGAGGCGGCGGTGGCGGTGGAGCTTTCTATCCGCCGCCGTATCAGAACTACCCTGCACCGCCGCCCCCGAACCCCATCGTGCCGTACTTCCCGTTCTGGTACCACACCCCTCCGCCGACGTCGGCGGCCAACTCCGTCTACTTTTCGGACTCTACAGTTTACACTATCGCTCTGATTTCTCTCTTATTCTGTTTCCTTTAa